Below is a window of Tsuneonella deserti DNA.
CGATCTCGTCTTCCGCCGTGTCAGTCAGCTGGCGGACCTTGGAGGCGGCCCGCTCGAACAGCCAGATGTCGCCTTGCACGGGCACCACGATGAAGCGGCCCTGATCGTCCCAGGAGTAGTCGACCACCCCGTTCGACTGGATACCCTGGCGCTCGCGGCGGCTTTTCTCCGCCTCGGAAAGTTCGCGGCCCACCGGGATCAGGGCTCGTCCATCGACCAGCAGGCGGGGGGCGCCACCCTTGACGTCAGCGGCCCAGAGATCGGTCATCCGCTGGTTATCCGGTTTGGCCTTCAGGTAGGTGACCACCGTGCCATCGGGGGAGAGTCTCACCCCGCGCGCGCTTGGTCCCGAAAGGTCCGGATCGGCGAACACGCGCTCCGGCGTCAGGCGATCGCCGCCCGGCACCGTGTCCTGCGCATTTGCAACAACGGAAACCAGGCCAAAGGCCATCAGCAGATGCTTCAAATGGAGCAAAGGTCAAATCCTCTTTCGATGTGCGGGCGATGAGTGCGGAGCGGAGCGGCGCGGGTCAAGCATTTGTCCATGTTTTTGATTCGGCTTCGGGAAAAATGCGAATTATGGCGCCTGGACCAGTCTTACGAGAGAGAGCCAACATCCATGCGCCTTGCCTTTGCACCGACCGTCGCCGCCCTGCTTCTGGCAGGTTGCGCCAGCATGTCTTCAGAGGCGCCCGTCGCGCCGCAGAGTGCGACCTTGTCGCCGCTGCCCGCAAACATCCCCAGCGACCTGCCGCGTATAGCCCGGCCTTCGCACTATGCGATCACGGTCACTCCCGATGCGGCGAACTTGCGTTTCGCAGCGTCGAGCGCGGTGGACTTCGAACTGTTCGAGCCCAGCGACAAGGTGACCCTGAGTGCGAACGGGCTGCGGATCACTGACGCGCGGCTGGTTCCGGCGACTGGCGGCGACCCGATCGCGATGAACGTGACGACCGACCCCGAAGCTCAAACCGCCACTTTCGCCGCTCCGGCTGCGCTCGCTCCGGGGCGGTATCGTCTTGAAACCAACTACACCGGTCCCATCGGCACCCAGGCCAACGGGCTGTTCGCTCTCGACTATCCGGACAAACGGACCGGCAAATCGGTCCGCGCGCTGTTCACGCAGTTCGAGGCGCCCGATGCCCGCCGGTTTGCACCCACCTTCGACGAGCCAAGCTACAAGGCCACCTTCGACCTCACCGCGATCGTTCCGCAGGACCAGATGGCGGTCAGCAACATGCCTTTCGCCTCTGAGACCCCGCTCGGCGATGGCCGCAAGCGCGTCGTCTTCCGCACGACCCCCAAGATGTCGTCGTATCTGCTGTTCTTCGGGCTCGGCGATTTCGAGCGGCTGACAAAGATGGCTAGCGATGGAACCGAAGTCGGCATCGTGCAGCCTGCCGGAAGCGGCGAGCAGGGCCGTTTCGCGCTCGATGAGCTGGCCAAGTTGCCCCCGTACTTCGGCGATTACTTCGGAGTGCGTTTTCCCTTGCCCAAGCTCGACAACATCGCAGGGCCGGGTAGCTCGCAGTTTTTCGGCGCAATGGAGAACTGGGGGGCGATCTTCACTTTCGAGCGAATCCTGCTCGACGATCCGGCGATCACCTCGCCGGGCACCCGCCAGGCTATTTCCGAGGTCCAGGCGCATGAAACCGCGCACCAGTGGTTCGGCGACCTGGTGACGATGGCCTGGTGGGACGACCTCTGGCTGAATGAAGGCTTCGCCAGCTGGATGCAGACCAAGACGACTGCCCACTTCCATCCCGATTGGTACCCGCTGCTGACCCGCGTGGGCGGCCGCGAAGCGGCGATGGGCCTCGATTCCTTCGCAACAACGCACCCCGTGGTGCAGAAGATCCGCAGCGTCGCGGAAACCAACCAGGCCTTCGATGCCATCACCTATCAAAAGGGCGAGGCGGTCATTTCGATGCTCGAGGCTTATGCCGGGGAAGATGTCTGGCGCGAAGGACTTCGCCGCTACATGCGCGATCATGCGTATTCCAACACGCAGAGCGACGACTTGTGGAACGCGATCGAGGCGGCAGGTGCCCCGGGGCTGACCTCGATCGCACATGATTTCACCCTCAAGCCGGGCATACCGCTGGTGCGGGTCGATAGCGCCAGCTGTACGGGAGGAGGCACGCAGGTGACTCTGTCACAGAGCGAATTCAGTCGCGACCGGATGAAAGAGGCGGCTGCAAATCCGCAACAATGGCGGGTGCCGCTTCTGCTTTCCCACGGATCGGGGGCAGGGCAACGCCAGATCTTGCAGGGCCAGGGCACCTATACCGTTGCAGGATGCGGTCCGCTGATCGTCAACGGCGGACAGCTTGGTTACTTCCGAACGCTCTACACCGCGCCGATGCTGGCCGAACTGACGAAGGCGTTGCCGAAGCTCCAGCCGATCGACCAGCTCGGGTTGCTGGCCGACAACATGGCGCTGTCCAACGCCGGTTATCAATCGATGGCTCCGGCGCTGGATCTTCTCGCCGCGGTACCGCGCGATGCCAATCCGCTCGTCGCGACCGACGCGATCGGCCGGTTGGCGGGCATTTACCAGATGCTGGAAACCGCCACCGACGCAAGCGGAGCGCGCTCGCGTCTGCTGGCGATCGCCAAGGATCGCTTCGGAAGCCGGCTTCAGGCGCTGGGGTATGAGCCGCGCGCAAACGAGCCGGTTGCGGAAGCCAACCTGCGAATTGCCCTGCTGGGCGCGTTCGCGGAGATGGGCGATCCGGCGGTCGTGGCCGAAGCGCGCCGCCGCTTTGCCGGGCTCAGGTCGGATCCCAAAGCCCTCGACGGCCCGCTCAAGACGACGTGGCTCGGGATTGCCGCCCGTAATGCCTCGCGGGCGGATTGGGAGCAGTTCGTCCGGCTTGCCGAAAGCTCGGGCAGTTCGGTCGAGCGCAGCACTTACTGGACGCTCGCAGGCGCGACCAAGGACGAAGCGTTGGCGCGCGCGGCGCTCAAACTGGCTCTGACCGACCGCCCCGGCGCCACCAACAGCTCCCCGATCATCTCGGCCGTGTCCCGGCTCCATCCCGAACTTGCGTACGACTTCGTGATCGCCAACCGCGCCAAGGTGGATCCCCTGGTCGATGCTTCTGCGCGTACGCGCTTTATCGCGGGGCTGGCCGGGCGTTCCGAGGACCCCGCCATGATCGCCAAGTTGCAGGCGCTCCGGGCAAGCCTGCCGGCCAACGAGCGGAGGCCGGTCGACCAGGCCCTGACCTCCCTGCAGTACCGGATCGAGCGTACGCCGCGAGTTCAGCAAGAATTGCTCGCCTGGCTGGCCTCGCACTGATCGAATACCGCGCAACGCCTGTTGGGTACGAGTGTCACAGCTCTCCCGGCAGGCGGAGTGCACTTGAGGGAGATTGAGAAGGGGCGCGCTGCCGGCTCGTCAGGCATGCGCTCTTTTCCTCAATGGGTGATGCGCGTCATCACTGGTCGCAAGTCACGCTCGTCAGGCTCACCGATTGCCGCGCCTCCTCCGGGCGGGCGCTCATTTTCCCGGCGAGCAGCCGTCCTGACATCCAGGCGCATTCGACGCGGGGACCCAGCAGCCAGTCTCCGCAAACACCCAGTCTGAGCGCCGGATTCCACAAGGCCCCGTCTCCGGTGCCGGCTGACAGGGCGTAGCGCCAGAGGTGGGCCTGGCCAGCGATCGGATGGAGATTGTCGCTCCCGGTGATGAGGGAGAATTCCTCGAGCAATACCTGCGCTACGTGCTCGGCCCGCCAGTCCAGGCGCTCCCGCGACCAGCCAGGGCTCGCCTGGACGACCCACGCCTCGGGGCCGGTGCGCCCGGGCCGGGACTTGTTGCCTGCAGCCCATGCGATGGCGCCGCTGCTGCGCAGGGCACCGGGGAGATCGGCAAGTGGCGGTTCGAACGCGAACATCGCGGCCCAGCACGGCTGTGACCGTGCGCCGAGAGCGAGGCGGGTCATCTCCAGGTCGTGCAACGACAGGATGACAGCCGCCTGCTCGGCCGGAATCGCCAACACGGCGGCGTCGAAGGGGCCGCGTTGACCGGTTTGGCAAGCAAGGTGGAACCGACCCTGGTCGCGAACCAGTCCCTGCACCACGCAATTCCATGTGACGTCGTGCCGGCGAGCCATTTCGCCGACCACTGAGTTCATTCGCGGGACACCAACCCAGGCATCTGGCCCCGCGATCGGCCATGGCTCTGCCAGTCCGAGATTCGCCCATACGGCAACCTGCCGGCTGAATTCTGTGTCGCGAACGGTGAAATATTGCGCCCCGTGATCGACGGCGACTTCCCCTGCCGGGGTTTGCAGACGCCTGGTGGACATGCGCCCGCCCGCTCCGCGTGCCTTGTCGAACAGGGCAACGGAGTGCCCTGCCGCCGTCAAGCCATCCGCGCAGGCCAGCCCGGCGATACCTGCCCCGATGATCGCAATGTGCATCGGTCGCCCTCTCAGGCCCCGCGAATGAGAGACAGCACTTCCTGGCGGCTGTCGCGGTCGGTCAGGAAGCAGCCGAGCATCCGGCTCGTGACCATGCTCACTCCGGGAGTCCGAACCCCTCGCCCCGTCATGCAGCCATGGCGTGCCGTGATCACGACGGCGACTCCTCGCGGCTGCAGGTTGTCCCAGATTGCCTGGGCCACTTGGGCGGTAAGGCGTTCCTGCACCTGCAACCGCTCCGCATAGCCGTGCAGGACCCGCGCAAGCTTGGAAATGCCGACGACTCGCTCCCCGGGAAGGTAGGCCACCGATGCGCTACCGGTGATCGGCGCAAGGTGGTGTTCGCAGTGGGATTGGAAGGGAATGTCGCGCAGCAGCACGATCTCGTCATATCCTCCCACTTCCTCGAAAGTGCGGGACAGGTGGACTGCGGGATCATCCTCGTACCCGCGGCAGTATTCCCGCCACGCGCGTGCGACGCGCGCCGGCGTGTCCTGCAGGCCTTCGCGGGAAGGATCGTCCCCCGCCCACCGGATCAGGGTGCGGATGGATTCTTCCACCTCCTCGGGCACGAGAACCTTTCCAGCCTCGTCGAACTGGAAGTGGCCGGACATCGAATTCATCGAAAGTTTCCAATAACAACAAAGGCGAGGGAGCAGCTTGCCTTTCCCCTGCGAGTTGAACCGCGGCGCAAGCTAAAGCCCGGCGACCTCTTCGGTCTGACACGCGGGAGCAGCCCATCAAACATGTCCGAAGGGGCACTTTTCGAAGAGCCGGCAATCGCCTAGTTTGCGGGTGATTATGTCGGTTTCAGCGATGATCGGGTCGAGCCCAATAGCTGCGGTGGTCAGCAACCCCCGCTTGCCCGACAACCCCATCATCGAGTGCAACGAAGCTTTCGTCAGCCTGACCGGCTACACCTCAGGCGAGATCATCGGCCACAACTGCCGTTTCCTGTCCGGTGCAGGTACGGAGCCATGGCTTACCGAGATGCTGCGCAACGGCATTCGCCGCAGGCAACCCGTGATGGTCGAGATCCTGAACTACAAGAAGGACGGGACGCCGTTTCGCAACGCCGTCATGGTTGCCCCGATCTTCGATGCGCAGGGAGAGCTGGAATACTTCCTTGGCTCACAGGTCGAGATTGCGGAGGACGTGGCGAGGGCCAACGACAGCCGCCGCCAGGCCGCACATGCGCGTATCGCGGCCCTCAGTCGCCGCCAGCGCGAAGTGCTGCTCCACATGGCAGGGGGCAAGCTCAACAAGCAGATCGCATTCGAACTGGGCCTCAGCGAGCGCACGGTTAAGATGCACCGGGCTGCGGTCTTCGCGGCTCTCGGCGTCAGGACCAGCGCGGATGCAATCCGCCTGGCCATCGAGGCCGGTTATTGAGCTAAGGGAGAGGCCGCCGGAGGGGGGAAGCAGCCTCTCCCCGCTCATGTCCACGCTCAGCCGGGAAGGGAAACCGCGTCTGTTACGTGGATGACGCCATTGGACTGCATCACGTCTGCCTGGGTCACGTGGGCGGTGCCGCCCTTGCCGTCGGTCAGCATCACCGTGTCGCCCATCAGGGTGGCGGTGAGCGTCCCGCCCTGCACGGTCGTCAGGCGTGCCTGGCCTCCGCCCGCGCGGATCTTCTCGACCAGGTCAGCTGCCGTGACCCGGCCGGGAACCACGTGGTAGGTCAGCACGGAGCGCAAGGTTTCGACGTTCTCCGGCTTGAGGAGCGTCTCGACGGTCCCCGCCGGAAGCTTGGCAAAGGCGGCGTTGGTGGGGGCGAACACCGTGAAGGGTCCCGGACTTGCCAGCGTGTCGACCAGGCCGGCCGCCTTGACTGCGGCGACCAGCGTCGTGTGGTCCTTCGAATTCACCGCGTTTTCGACGATGTTGCGCGAGGGGTACATGGCGGCGCCGCCGACCATCGGAGCACTGTCCGCCGCAGTTTCGCCAGCCAGCGCCGCGGCGGAAACCCCGAGAGGTGTGAGGCCGAGCGTGAGGGCAACGGCGGTAGTCAGTCTGAACATGTCGGTCCTCAGCAATTGTTCGTGAGGATCCCTGGTTAGGTCGGCCACCGGGGGAAAGTAACATGTCCTTTGTGCCGTGCCGGATGAACGCATGGCCGCTTTCCCGTTTGCCGGAACCGCCGGGGTTGATCGGAAGGCGGCCTACGACCCTGCCAATGCGACCTGCGAAGCAGCCTCGATCCGCGAACGGGACAGCAGGCGTATGGTGGAGCTGCCCTTGGCCAGCACCATGCCCTGGGCATCGAGCAGCCGGCCTTCGGCAAAACAGGTCGAGCGGCCATCGAGCTCGACCCACGCCTCTGCCGTCACCGGTCCCGGGCGCGCGGGCGCGAAGAAACTGATCTTGAGCTCGAGAGAAACTGGGGTGACGTCCCTATTTCCGCGCTGCGCGTGCAAGTCGATGACCGCATGGGCCATAGCGGAATCTATCCACCCGCTCACAAAACCGCCCTGCACCACTCCGCCCGAGTGGCACATGTGCATCCCGGCATCGAACTCGATCGCCGCGCGCCCGCCGCCGATGGACGCAATCCGGCGGAAACCGAGCGTCTGCAGCAGGTCGTGTGCGGAGGATGTGGGCGCTTCGTTCATCGCAGCACACCAGAGCCCGCGGCAGCGATAGTCAAGAGTAGAGGGGGACGGCTTTCGCGCGTTCGACCTGCGCTTTCCCGATCCACGAGGGATGCGGGAGCGTGCCGCGCGGCGCGGATGCCTGCTGGCCGATGGCTCCATCGGGTTGAGGTGCATGATCATCCGTCCCGTCTGGCCTGCCGCCGGAAAAGCCGCCGGAAACCAATCGCGACTCGGGCTGTTGGAGCGAATGAAGGAGAGTTTACCATGTCCGACGACACCAATAATCGCGGCGCTCAGGACCGCGCGCGGGTAGCAGGCGGCGAGGGGTACGAAGTCCGCTATTTCGCCGAGAAGCACGGCATCAGCATGGAGCAGGCGCAGGAACTGATCGACCGCCACGGCAACAGCCGCGAGGTCCTCGACCAGGCAGCGCAGCGCCTCAAGGGCTGATTTCCCGCCCGCTCGGGCCCCTCAGGCGCCGAACCGCTCTTCCACCCCCCGGGCCATCGCGGCCCAATCGCGGTGGCCGGTAACCGGCAGGACCCGCTCGGCCCACATTTCATCGATCCGCGCCGCGATCGAAGGCGGAAGCTCCTTGGCATCACTGGCGGTCGCCTGGACCTTGGTGGAATCGCTGTCGGCCGGAATGCCCACGCGCCGCTCCAGCGCGGCGCTGACCATCGCGTCGTCGAAGCGGTTTTTGTGCGCGTACATGAAATCGCGGCTGGTCATCCGATCGACCTCGGCCACCAGCGCGTCGGTCGTCTCGATCCCGATGAACCCTGCCAGCCGCCGGATCATCGCGGGCCGGTTGCGCGCCGCCCAGCGATAGGTCGTGAGCAGGGTGTCGCTTTCGCCTGCCCGCGCATACCAGCTCAACAGGTGAGTGAAATAATCGCACCCGTTGGGCCCGCCGCCGAGCCATAGGGGAAAGAATTCCTCGAGCCCGACCGCGCCACGTTCCAGGTGCCAGCCATCGAAGAAGCGGTGGAACGAGCAGTAAGTCTCCTTCGGATCGCGCAGCGTCACCACATAGCGCATTCCCGCCGGCAGCCGCTCGTACTCCCGGTGCGACTTGAACCCTCGCGGGGTGGCGCGCTGGGGGCCGTTGATGTCGTGATCGATCAGCGGGGCGCTGTCTTCCCACGGAACCACCCGGCTGATGTCGTCGAAATCCATGTCGCTGGATCCGGTGGCGGCGATCATGCGGATCTGGTGGAACATCTGCTGCATCATCGTCGTGCCGCTCTTGGCCCAGCAGGCGATGAAGACATCACCCGGCTCGTTTTCGAGCGGGCGGAAGTGGTGCAGCGGTTCCGCCATGATCGCGGCGACGTTGGCGCCGAATTCCTCGACGCTGCGCGCGCGCCGGCCAAGCCCTGCGGTCATCCCAGCCCCTCCTGTCCGCGCGACCCGGGGGAGGGTATGCCACGCAAGCGGGCGCGCGGGAAACGGTTTGGCCGGGCCTGCGCCGCGATCGCGTTTCCCTCGGAGGGAGGCCGGTCGAGGATTGCCTTTGCGGGCAGTGGTCCGAGTGGCCATAGAATGACGGAATGCCCCGCCGCCTGCGCAACCCCTGGCCGAAGACAGGCTACAACGTCGTCAAATTCCGAAAGCGCAGCCGCTGGACCCGGCCCGCGGCTTATGGCGTGAAGCCTGCGCGCTTTCGCCGCCCGCGCCTGACATGGCGGCAGGCGTGGTTCGAGACGCGCCCGTGGATCTTCCTCATCGCGATTGTCACGCTGTCGGTGATCTACCAGACCCCGGCGTTCTATGAGCCGCCCGGCTGGCTGCAGGGCGATCCCACCCGCGTGGAGGGCGGCTTCACCCGCTGCGGGCCAGGGCGCGGGGCGATGTGCGTGATCGACGGCGATACCTTCAAGATCGGCGAGACGAAGTACCGCGTCACTGGCATCGACACCGCCGAGGTCAAGGCCCGCTGCCCCGCCGAGGCAGCCCAGGCCGAAGCCTCGACCAGCGCGCTCCAAGGCTGGCTCAGCAAGGGCGCGTTCCAGATCACCACCCGGCTCGACGAGCCGACCGACCGCTACGGCCGCACCCTTGCCATCGTAAAGCGGGTGAAGGCGGACGGCAGCGAGGAACGGCTGGCCGACTGGATGCAAGCCCACGGCGGCGCGCGGGGGTATGACGGCGGGTTTAGGGGTGGATGGTGCTAGGCAGGAAGTGCGAAGTGGCAGACGCCCGCAACTGCAAGGCCCACAACTGGTGAGGCCAATAGCACGATCCACGGCCAGCGCTCCGGCCTCGCTCGGATGAGCGGCGGGAGCCGCAATCCGCGGTCGGTGAAGACGGTTTCCCGCAGTTTGCTTGGCGCGTCACTACCGATACGGCTCACAGGCGATGCCATCGCCATCCCCGTCCATGTCGATCCTGTAGCCCGGCTGTCCGGAGTAGAGCGGAGCTTTGCCCAGCAACCGAACCTCATCGCACCCGGCATAGTGCACGCTGGCCTCTACGGCGGCGCGCTTCTCCACGTTCTCTTCCATCGCTGCGGGAAGCATCGGTAGGATCGCCCAGAGTGTTCCGCCCGCTGCCCCAGCGAGGCCTGCAAAGGAAAGGATAAAACCCGCTTTCACGGTCAATCCACTGCACCAATCACCATTTCAAAACTGTAAATGCTATTGAAAGATCATGTAGTTTCGATCGAAAAATTCTGCTGCCTTGAGATCTTGGAAAACGGAGCCCGAGTGTCCTCGCCTAAAGGTGTAATCTGCCCAGTTCTCGGCGCGACCACTATCTTCACGAGACATCTGATAAGATGTCCCAAATATCTGCTTTATTGCTCCTTCAGGTTCTTGAGCTTGTTCGAGGAACCTCAGATTAATCGCTCCGAAGGAAAAGCCGACAAAGACAATTCTCGTCGCTGCCTGCAGCAGGCTATAGATCCGGTGAGAAGTAGCGCTGTCCACTTGCTCGGTAAATGTCTTTATGCGGTCAGCAAGAACACCAGCGCTGGCTGGAAAGGGCGCGCTGCCGTAGCCGCAAAATGCGTCGGCCGAGGTCAAGCTTCCAATTGAGCCATACACATGTTCGCAAGGAACATTGGAAGCAATCAAGGCTGCGTCCCGGTAATTTATGCGATAGGATTGAGAGATCGCCAATGTAAGGAATTGCTCAATACATCGATCATAGTTGAAAGTAACAAAAGAAGTTTTAGGAAGTGGATTGTCGACTTTTTTCGTAGCTCCGCCTACATTTCCGAGCGCCCAGATCCGACCGATCCAAGTATCAGAGAGGCTTTTCCAATCTACGGTTTTCTTGGCATTCTGCGAAAGGGAACTCGTAGCTTCCCTGCTCGCGATTATATGAGAGATGGCTAGTTTACCGAGAAATGAAGTCGCATCGCCGTGTTCTGAATTTCGATCGAGGAACGTGTCGATCGAGGGCGAGAGGGGAATTGTCTCAGCCATCCACTCGCAGTGGCGGAACAGGGGGTCTCCATACTGGATGCCCCTTGATCTGAGGCCCTCCAAATTAAACATAATGAGCGGATGTAATCCGTCCGTGTGCGAACGACTTGGGCGTATCAGGTCGCCAATTTCGATTTGCAGCTTTTTGCCGACCGGAAATCCAAAGTCGAAGGAAGCTCCCGCTCCTACGATAAAGACAGTCTCGGTTTGGCTCATTACTCCGCCGCCACAGCCCCGGCATCATCCCCGAACAACCCCGGCTCGCTCGCGTCGGCGACGTCGTTCGCGCCGTCGCCGGCCTTGGCCTTCTGGCGGCTATCGAAGCTCGACCACACGTCGTTCCAGTTTCCGCGGGTGGCGGCCTTGGAGTACTCGGTCGCGCGGGTTTCGAAGAAGTTGGCGTGCTCGACGCCGTTGAGCAGCGGGGCGAGCCAGGGGAGGGGGTGGTCCTCGACCATGTAGATCGGCTGGAAGCCGAGCTGCCCCAGGCGCCAGTCGGCGATGTAGCGGATGTAGCGCTTGATCTCCTTGGCGCTCATGCCCGGGACCGGCCCCTGCTCGAACGCGAGGTCGATGAAGGCGTCTTCCAGCCGCACCGTCTTCTGGCAGGCGTCGATGATGTCTTCCTTCACCGCCTTGGTGAGGCACTGGCGCTCGGCCACGAAGGCGTGGAACAGGCGGGTGATGCCTTCGCAGTGCAGGCTCTCGTCGCGCACCGACCAGCTGATGATCTGCCCCATGCCCTTCATCTTGTTGAAGCGCGGGAAGTTCATCAGCATCGCGAAGCTGGCGAACAGCTGCAGCCCTTCGGTGAAGCCGCCGAACATCGCCAGCGTGCGGGCGATATCCTCGTCCGAATCGACGCCGAACTGCTGCAGGTAATCGTGCTTGGCCTTCATCTCCTCGTATTCGAGGAACATGCCGTATTCGCTTTCAGGCATGCCGATCGTGTCGAGCAGGTGCGAATAGGCGGCGATGTGGACCGTCTCCATGTTGGAGAAAGCGGCGAGCATCATCTTGATCTCGGTCGGCTTGAACACCCGGCCGTATTTCTCGTGGTAGCAATCCTGCACGTCGATATCGGCCTGTGTGAAGAACCGGAATATCTGCGTGAGCAGGTTGCGTTCATGATCCGACAGCTTCTGCGCCCAGTCGCGGCAGTCCTCGCCCAGCGGCACTTCTTCGGGCAGCCAGTGAACCTGCTGCTGGCGTTTCCAGAAATCGTAGGCCCACGGGTATTCGAAGGGCTTGTAGGTCTTGCGGGCTTCGAGCAACGACATGTTGTGGCTCCGGGCTTTCTGGAAGGTTGTTCTGGGAGGGTTCCAACGTAGGCGTTTCGGTCGCCGATTCGAAGGCAAATCTCGATATTGTTGCGGGGATAACCTCGGCTCGGGCGGGCGGCGGAACCCGCCTTGGGCGCGGCGCGTTCGACGGACAAGGAAAGGAACCCACCATGTCCGAATACGAACCCGACGATTCGCGCGACGTGACCCAGAGCCAGAACTGCGCACCCGGAGAGCCGCCGCGCACCGGCCCGCGCGAAGGCGAGGCGCGTGCGCAGGCCGAGCAGGGCGGAAAGAGCCCCGGCCAGCCCTTCGACCGCGCGACCGAAGGCGATTCGCCCAGGCACCCCGATCGCTTCAGCGGTGCAGCGGCGACCGAGAGCGAGGCCCAGGTCGAACAGGCCGAAGCCCAGGAAAGCGACCGCTGGAGCGAGAAGGCTGAAGACAGCGCCGAGGACTACGTGCCCGAAGGGAAGTAACCGGGGCGGCTCTCCGGTTCGATCCGGAGAGCCGGTCCTATTTCCAGAACCAGCGGTCCCTGGCGCCGCGCCGCGCCCGTTCGCGCCACATGCGCACGTACATCCACACGCCGGAGAGCGAGAAGAACAACAGGGCGAGCCCGGACAGGAACGAGATCGCTTCGCCCGCCTTGCCGAATTCGCTGCCCGAATGAATGTGGTGGAAGAAGCCGGTCAGCGAAGCGAGGCCGGTCTGTTCCGGCTTTGGCGGCATGCACCGCCAGCCCTCCGGACAGACGAAGCCGGCTGGCGGGGCGACCTCGGCAGCGCCCGCCGAAGCGGCCTCACCCGACCAAGCGGCGAGGTGCCCAAGAAGCCCGGTGACCGCGATCCACAGCATGAACACGGCAAAGAATACAGACAGCCAACGATGCCACTTGCGCACGGAAGATCCTCTTGTTGCGAATAGTTCGCAATCGCGGGATTGGCATGGCCAGCCGCGCGCGGCAAGTGTTTGATCGTATCGGCTGGTAACTGAGCCTGCCTACGTGCCTCACTGGCAGGCGAGGCACTCGTCGTAGTCGGTCGTCGGTAGCTCGTACTTGGCGGCCTCGGGCGTGTTGTCCGCCTCCACCCCGCCGGCGAACCCGGCCCGCTGGACCGATTTCGAGCGCAGGTAATAGAGGCTCTTGATGCCCTTCTCCCACGCCTGGAAGTGGAGCATCGCCAGGTCCCACTTGTCGACGTCGGCCGGGATGAAGAGGTTGAGGCTCTGCGCCTGGTCGATGAACGGCGTGCGGTCGGCCGCGAATTCGAGCAGCCAG
It encodes the following:
- a CDS encoding PAS domain-containing protein, whose amino-acid sequence is MSVSAMIGSSPIAAVVSNPRLPDNPIIECNEAFVSLTGYTSGEIIGHNCRFLSGAGTEPWLTEMLRNGIRRRQPVMVEILNYKKDGTPFRNAVMVAPIFDAQGELEYFLGSQVEIAEDVARANDSRRQAAHARIAALSRRQREVLLHMAGGKLNKQIAFELGLSERTVKMHRAAVFAALGVRTSADAIRLAIEAGY
- the folE gene encoding GTP cyclohydrolase I FolE, whose translation is MNSMSGHFQFDEAGKVLVPEEVEESIRTLIRWAGDDPSREGLQDTPARVARAWREYCRGYEDDPAVHLSRTFEEVGGYDEIVLLRDIPFQSHCEHHLAPITGSASVAYLPGERVVGISKLARVLHGYAERLQVQERLTAQVAQAIWDNLQPRGVAVVITARHGCMTGRGVRTPGVSMVTSRMLGCFLTDRDSRQEVLSLIRGA
- a CDS encoding DUF3606 domain-containing protein, translated to MSDDTNNRGAQDRARVAGGEGYEVRYFAEKHGISMEQAQELIDRHGNSREVLDQAAQRLKG
- a CDS encoding NAD(P)/FAD-dependent oxidoreductase; this translates as MHIAIIGAGIAGLACADGLTAAGHSVALFDKARGAGGRMSTRRLQTPAGEVAVDHGAQYFTVRDTEFSRQVAVWANLGLAEPWPIAGPDAWVGVPRMNSVVGEMARRHDVTWNCVVQGLVRDQGRFHLACQTGQRGPFDAAVLAIPAEQAAVILSLHDLEMTRLALGARSQPCWAAMFAFEPPLADLPGALRSSGAIAWAAGNKSRPGRTGPEAWVVQASPGWSRERLDWRAEHVAQVLLEEFSLITGSDNLHPIAGQAHLWRYALSAGTGDGALWNPALRLGVCGDWLLGPRVECAWMSGRLLAGKMSARPEEARQSVSLTSVTCDQ
- a CDS encoding thermonuclease family protein; the protein is MPRRLRNPWPKTGYNVVKFRKRSRWTRPAAYGVKPARFRRPRLTWRQAWFETRPWIFLIAIVTLSVIYQTPAFYEPPGWLQGDPTRVEGGFTRCGPGRGAMCVIDGDTFKIGETKYRVTGIDTAEVKARCPAEAAQAEASTSALQGWLSKGAFQITTRLDEPTDRYGRTLAIVKRVKADGSEERLADWMQAHGGARGYDGGFRGGWC
- a CDS encoding PaaI family thioesterase, yielding MNEAPTSSAHDLLQTLGFRRIASIGGGRAAIEFDAGMHMCHSGGVVQGGFVSGWIDSAMAHAVIDLHAQRGNRDVTPVSLELKISFFAPARPGPVTAEAWVELDGRSTCFAEGRLLDAQGMVLAKGSSTIRLLSRSRIEAASQVALAGS
- a CDS encoding M1 family metallopeptidase, whose protein sequence is MRLAFAPTVAALLLAGCASMSSEAPVAPQSATLSPLPANIPSDLPRIARPSHYAITVTPDAANLRFAASSAVDFELFEPSDKVTLSANGLRITDARLVPATGGDPIAMNVTTDPEAQTATFAAPAALAPGRYRLETNYTGPIGTQANGLFALDYPDKRTGKSVRALFTQFEAPDARRFAPTFDEPSYKATFDLTAIVPQDQMAVSNMPFASETPLGDGRKRVVFRTTPKMSSYLLFFGLGDFERLTKMASDGTEVGIVQPAGSGEQGRFALDELAKLPPYFGDYFGVRFPLPKLDNIAGPGSSQFFGAMENWGAIFTFERILLDDPAITSPGTRQAISEVQAHETAHQWFGDLVTMAWWDDLWLNEGFASWMQTKTTAHFHPDWYPLLTRVGGREAAMGLDSFATTHPVVQKIRSVAETNQAFDAITYQKGEAVISMLEAYAGEDVWREGLRRYMRDHAYSNTQSDDLWNAIEAAGAPGLTSIAHDFTLKPGIPLVRVDSASCTGGGTQVTLSQSEFSRDRMKEAAANPQQWRVPLLLSHGSGAGQRQILQGQGTYTVAGCGPLIVNGGQLGYFRTLYTAPMLAELTKALPKLQPIDQLGLLADNMALSNAGYQSMAPALDLLAAVPRDANPLVATDAIGRLAGIYQMLETATDASGARSRLLAIAKDRFGSRLQALGYEPRANEPVAEANLRIALLGAFAEMGDPAVVAEARRRFAGLRSDPKALDGPLKTTWLGIAARNASRADWEQFVRLAESSGSSVERSTYWTLAGATKDEALARAALKLALTDRPGATNSSPIISAVSRLHPELAYDFVIANRAKVDPLVDASARTRFIAGLAGRSEDPAMIAKLQALRASLPANERRPVDQALTSLQYRIERTPRVQQELLAWLASH
- a CDS encoding sulfotransferase domain-containing protein, which codes for MTAGLGRRARSVEEFGANVAAIMAEPLHHFRPLENEPGDVFIACWAKSGTTMMQQMFHQIRMIAATGSSDMDFDDISRVVPWEDSAPLIDHDINGPQRATPRGFKSHREYERLPAGMRYVVTLRDPKETYCSFHRFFDGWHLERGAVGLEEFFPLWLGGGPNGCDYFTHLLSWYARAGESDTLLTTYRWAARNRPAMIRRLAGFIGIETTDALVAEVDRMTSRDFMYAHKNRFDDAMVSAALERRVGIPADSDSTKVQATASDAKELPPSIAARIDEMWAERVLPVTGHRDWAAMARGVEERFGA
- a CDS encoding fasciclin domain-containing protein, producing MFRLTTAVALTLGLTPLGVSAAALAGETAADSAPMVGGAAMYPSRNIVENAVNSKDHTTLVAAVKAAGLVDTLASPGPFTVFAPTNAAFAKLPAGTVETLLKPENVETLRSVLTYHVVPGRVTAADLVEKIRAGGGQARLTTVQGGTLTATLMGDTVMLTDGKGGTAHVTQADVMQSNGVIHVTDAVSLPG